TACTCCCGCGCAATCTCGTGGGCGACTTTTATGACCCGCTCCAGCCCCTTGTCCAACCGCTCGTACATATCAGTCAATCCGCCTCAGCCGGCCTTGTTAAAGCACCCCCCGCAGGCGCGCTCACGGGGATCCCCTCCACGCCGGCGGGAACAGGTTTGATATTCGACTTGAGCAGAGTATAGCCGTAGCTCATCAGCGCCACAAGAATCGACGCCACCAGCGTGATCTTGATGATCTTGAGGCGGTTGGCGATCTCACGGTCCCGCCATTCCGCAAGACGCCGGTCGATCTCATCGAGCTTGCGATCGATCCTGGCTTCGATCTCGTCCATCTTTTGACGAACGTAATCGTCTGCCACGCCCCGAATAGTCCGAGCCAGGCCGCTCACCACCCCTTGCTCGGCGATCCGCTCCTTGAGCGAGGTATGACCGCTCTCTTCTGGAAGAAAACGATAGGCCTCTTTCGATTCAGGCTCCGCATCGTCAAGCAGGTGACTGATGAGCGACCCGATCAGCCGCCGTCGCTTGCGCGTGATCTTGTCCCAAAAGGGTTCGCTCGCGCGAACGGCTTTCTCGAGTTCTTTCCGCGGCTGCTTGGGCGAGACGGGCACGCCTCGCAGTCTGGCCAGGGCCACCAGACCCCTGTCGCTCAGGCCCTGAAAATCAACCCGCTTGACGGAGGCGATTTCCTTGGCAAGCTCCTCTTTGCTGGCTGATTGGCGCACCGGCCGGCGTGCCCAGACGACGATGTCCAACAGGACCTCGTGCTCCAACTCTGCCAGGAGCGCTTGCCGCTCGCGCACCAGACGCAGCAGCTCCCCCCTTCCGGCGTTCGCGTTCAGGTGCATCCCGAGTGTCCGACCGTAGGCGACCAGTTCGTCAACCGGCAGGTCGTCAATTGCAGCCGATTTGCCTTGCTGTTCGCTCATGATTCCCGCTACCCCCGTCAACTCGGGACACAAGCCGCCTTGCGAGCCGCAAACCAAAGAGTGCGGCCATCATAAACACGCGCGTCAAACACAGGTCTCTCAGGCCGTAAGGTCTCAAAAGCCGCGATGAGCATAGACCAGCCCAACAAAGATCGCCAACAGTACCCCGATCTGCCACAGGTCACGCGCAAAGCGTCGCAACCTTGCCCTCAGAAGCAACACCACCGCATAGTGGCCGAGAACCTGTGTCCGCCTCGACTGGCTGAAATAGTCCAGCCAGCCGACCAACGTCTGCCCCAGGCAGGCCAACGTGTAGACGCCGCAGATGATCATCAGCACCCAGCGGTACATCTCGAACAGGTCCGGTTCCTTGGGCATTGTGCTTTCCTGCTACGCCGCCGCAATGCCCCGTCAGGGTTGTCCCCCGGGCACAATCCGGGCGCTTCTGCTATGATAACGGAAAATAACCCCTGCAACGCCAATAGCGGGAAGTGAGTTGCTCTTATGCCAGACCAATCCAAACAGACCGTCGTTTCCTTCCGTGTCGATCAGCATCTGGCCGAGATCCTGAACGATATCCCCGACAAGTCCACGTTTATCCGCGACGCCATTCTTCAGCGGTTTCATGCCGTCTGCCCTTTTTGCCGGGGCCGGGGCGTGCTTCCGCAGCTCCTCGCCGACTGGCTCAAGGCCCATACGCCCGACTTCGAGGCCGTCGTGTGCACCTGCTGCCATTTCGCCTACCCGGCAGAGATAGCCCAGACTCAACGGGGCAAGACCGACAATCAGGGTTTCGTCTGCCCCCACTGTGAACAGCACGACCACCTTCATTGAGGCCAACTCCGCTCGGCGGGTGCAACCCGCGAAACCCTCCCACGAAGACACGTGCGCGGGACGCAGGACTTCTTGCGGGGAAGGCCTTCATTAACCGGCCGCCTGCAAGTCCTTTATCACGAGCCAGTTGACACTGTAATACGCGCGCCTATGATATGGAAAGGGGTGAAACCCGTAGGCCCTGAGGCCAAACCGTGTTGGCATCGTTCGCAAGCACCTGAGAGGAACGAGAATGAAACCTGCATCGGGCGCGCACTGGCGAACCATCCTCCTGATTGCGGTCATACTGGCCATAGTGGTTGCCGTCGTTTTCTTGCCCAGCGGACGCGACTCCCAACAGGCAGCCAGGCTCAAGGTCGTCTGCACCTTCCTGCCCAACTACGTGTTCACCCGCAACGTCGTCGGCGACACCCCGGGTGTCGATATCCGCCTGCTCGTATCCACCGCTGTCGGATGCCCCCACAACTATGTTGTGACCCCCGCAGATCTCAAGGCCGTGTCGCAAGCCGACTTGATTGTTGCCAATGGACTCGGGCTTGAATCGTTTCTGGATACGTTGCAGAAAGCCAATCCCAAAGCCAGGCTTATCACCATTTCCGACGACTGTGAGATCCTGCAAAGCCGGACCTCGCACCATCACAAGCACCACTCGGCAGAAACGGCTGCTTCAAGACCGGCGACGGACCGTCAAGCCGCACCCAACCGGAACGAACACGAGCACGACAATCACCACCAGGGTGCGGCAACCGCCCCTGCCCCGGAGACTGACGACCATTACGATGAGGAACATGCCGCCGGTGAACCGAACCCTCACGTATGGGTCTCGCCCATTCAAGCCATACGGCAGATCCGAAACCTGGCTCACCGGCTCTCCGAGGCAGACCCCCAATACGCCGCTCGCTATCAGGCCAATGCCGAAGCCTACGTTGCCCGCATCCAGGCCCTTCACCGGCGACTGCGGGAAGCATCTGTTCGCTTCGCCAACCGCCGGATTGTGACTTTCCACGACGCTTTCGCTTACCTGGCAAAGGATCTTGACCTCGAGGTCGTTGCCACATTGACGCTCGATCCATCAAGGCCCCCTTCCGCGGCGGAGATGACGGAGGTCATCGATGCCATACGCCGGACGGGAGCGGCGGCCGTGTTCTTTGAGCCCGCCTATTCGGATGCGGTCGCCCGCACCATCAGCCGTGACGCCGGCGTACCCGCCTTCCCGCTCAACCCCTTCAACAGCCTTGACGTCGATCCAACAGAACGGTCTTATGAAGAGGTCATGGAAGCAAACCTTGAAGTGCTGGTAAAGGCCCTTGGATCATGACCTTGAACGCGGTTCCCGACAACGCGGCGCCCACCTTCGCACTACGCTTGACGAACGTCGGCGTCACGCTCGGTGCGCGACCGATCCTGGAACATATCACCTTCGAGCCTGCCGTCGGGCAGATCAATGCGATCATCGGTCCCAACGGAGCCGGCAAGACTACGCTGCTGCGGGCCATTCTCGGCTTGGTGCCCTATACCGGTCGCATCGAGTGGGGTGCAAGCAGGAATGGCAAGCCGTTGCGGGTGGGCTACGTTCCGCAACGCTTGGACTTCGATCGCGGAATCCCGATGACCGTCATGGATTTCATGTGCGCAGGCCTTCAACGCACTCCCGTCTGGCTCGGACACCACAGGCAGGCTCGCCAATTGGCCCAGACCTGGCTGGATCGCGTCGGCGGCAAGGACTGGGCCGACCAGCCGCTTGGAAGGCTTTCGGGCGGCGAATTGCAGCGAGTGCTCCTGGCCATGGCCCTGTCCGACGAACCGGAAATCCTGCTGCTCGATGAACCCGTATCAGGCGTGGACGTGACCGGCGAGGAACTGTTCTGCGACCTCCTGGCCTCCCTGCAACGTGATTCTCGTTACACCATGCTGCTGGTCAGCCACGACCTGAGCATCGTCACGCGGCATGCCCAGTATGTTCTGTGTCTCAACAAAACGGTGAAATGCAGCGGAAGAACTGTCGAGACACTCACGGCAGAGAATCTAAAAGCTCTCTACCAGCAGGAAGTCGCCCTCTACGCCCATACCGGCGAGCACGAGGGGCACTCTCACGGCCACACGCATCATCACGGGGGCAGTTGCGGCAAATGAGTACGGCGTTGGCCACTATCGACCTCTGGAGCAGCGTTATCCTGCCGGCGATTGACGAGGCGCTCCGTCGTATCCTGCCCACAAAGTGGGGCGAATATCAGTTCATGCGATATGCTCTGCTGGAATGCCTGCTCTTGGCTCCGGTTTGTGCCGCCGTGGGCGTCAAAGTGGTCAACTTCCGAATGGCTTTCTTCTCCGACGCGATTTCGCACTCCGCGTTTGCCGGCGTGGCTATCGGCCTGCTGCTGCACGAATCCTTTTCTGCGGCCGATCCGCGCATGACGCTGGTGCTATTCGGCCTGATCGTCGGCCTCGGAATCGCCTACGTACGCCGTACCACCGATCTGTCGAACGATACGGTCATCGGCGTGTTCTTCAGCGCCGTGGTGGCCCTCGGCATCGCCATCGTCACCCGAAGCGGCGCCCGGACGACGCAGTTCCAACGGTATCTCTACGGCGATATCCTGAACCTCGACAGCGCAGACCTCGGACTGAGCCTCCTGTTGGGAATCGCCGTCCTCGTGTTCATGATCGCCGGATTCAACAGGCTGATTCTCGTCGGCCTGAACGACGAGTTGGCCCATAGCCGCGGCATCCGCGTGCGGCTCTATGATTACTTGTTTACTCTCCTCTTGGCCTTGGTCGTGACGGTGTCCATCCGGACCGCGGGAATCCTCCTGGTCACTGCCCTGCTGGTCATTCCCGCCGCAACCGCCCGCAACCTCGCACGAAGCGCCGGTGGAATGTTCTGGTGGGCAATAGCCTTCGGCTTACTCAGCGGCGTGGCCGGGACGCTGGCTTCCTTCTCAGACTACCTGGCCAACGTAGGTACCGGCGCCGTCATCGTCCTGGCAAGTGTGTTCTTCTTCATTATCAGTGCTCTTCTTCGGCACAAATAGGCCCCGCCCTGCTCCGGGCGGGTCCGTCGCCTGCGCCGGCATGGCTCGGAAGGGCCGAAGACAACCCGGCCCGCTGAATCGTCCGGTCCCGCACCTTGCACTGAAGCCTTTTCCCGGTGATTATTGGGGACGGTGCCCCATGGCTGAAACAACCGCCCCGACGCTTTCCGGATTATCCGTGCCCCAACAACAGGGCCGTCTTGTCAGCTTGGACGTCTTTCGAGGAATCACCATCGCGGGAATGATCCTGGTCAATAATCCAGGCTCGGGGTCACACGTTTACGCGCCGCTGCGGCATGCGGACTGGAATGGCTGGACGCCGACCGACCTGGTGTTCCCCTTCTTCGTGTTTATCGTCGGCGTGGCGATGACCTTCTCGTTTGACCGGCGAATCGCTCAAGGGGCCGGCCGGCCGGCTTTGTTCGGGCAGGTTGTCCGTCGAACCATCATTCTTTTCGTGCTCGGCTTGATCCTTAATGGCTATCTCACCTGCTTTCCTGCCTGGGACGCGTTGGCCAAGCCCTCGGGCTGGAAAATCATGGGACCGTTTGTCGCAGTCATCGTCGGCCTGGCTCTGATGTTCGCTGACAGAGGCCCCTTCTGCTGGCCTCGCGGCACGTGGCCACAGATGCGCATGGTGGCCGGCTGGCTTCTGACGATCGGCGCGATTGCAACCTTCGCGACCTGCTTTGACGCCTTCAAGGAATCCAGGATTCGCGTTCCAGGCGTCTTGCAGCGCATCGCCTTGTGCTACTTCTTCAGCTCGATCATCGTGATGTACTCAGGCGTCCGAGGTCGGGCCATCTGGACCGCAGTTCTCGTTGTCGGATACTGGGCCCTGCTGAGATATGCCTTGCCGCCGGGCGATTTTCGCGCAGAGCTTCTTCCGCCCGATCGTCCGGAAGGTCTGCTCCACGAATGGGTCGACCTTCGCATGTTCCGCCTGGGCAATCACCTCTATGGCGAGCGCCCCGACCCCGAGGGGGTATTAAGCACCATCCCAGCCATAGCCACGTGCCTTCTGGGTGTCCTGGCCGGCAACTGGCTGCACAGCAGCCGTGACAAGCGCGACACGGCCGCCGGCCTGTTTCTGGCGGCCAGTGCCGCCATCGCGGTCGGCTACTTTATGAACTACAGCGTGCCGATCAATAAGAAGATATGGACCAGTTCATACGTACTCTTCACCGGCGGGCTGGCCCTTCAGTCTCTGGCTGTCTCCTTCTGGCTGGTCGACGTGAAGAGATACCGCCGGTGGGCATGGCCGTTCCTGGTATTCGGCACGAATGCGATCGCCGTCTATTTCGTTTCCGGCA
The Phycisphaerae bacterium DNA segment above includes these coding regions:
- a CDS encoding metal ABC transporter substrate-binding protein is translated as MKPASGAHWRTILLIAVILAIVVAVVFLPSGRDSQQAARLKVVCTFLPNYVFTRNVVGDTPGVDIRLLVSTAVGCPHNYVVTPADLKAVSQADLIVANGLGLESFLDTLQKANPKARLITISDDCEILQSRTSHHHKHHSAETAASRPATDRQAAPNRNEHEHDNHHQGAATAPAPETDDHYDEEHAAGEPNPHVWVSPIQAIRQIRNLAHRLSEADPQYAARYQANAEAYVARIQALHRRLREASVRFANRRIVTFHDAFAYLAKDLDLEVVATLTLDPSRPPSAAEMTEVIDAIRRTGAAAVFFEPAYSDAVARTISRDAGVPAFPLNPFNSLDVDPTERSYEEVMEANLEVLVKALGS
- a CDS encoding metal ABC transporter ATP-binding protein; the encoded protein is MTLNAVPDNAAPTFALRLTNVGVTLGARPILEHITFEPAVGQINAIIGPNGAGKTTLLRAILGLVPYTGRIEWGASRNGKPLRVGYVPQRLDFDRGIPMTVMDFMCAGLQRTPVWLGHHRQARQLAQTWLDRVGGKDWADQPLGRLSGGELQRVLLAMALSDEPEILLLDEPVSGVDVTGEELFCDLLASLQRDSRYTMLLVSHDLSIVTRHAQYVLCLNKTVKCSGRTVETLTAENLKALYQQEVALYAHTGEHEGHSHGHTHHHGGSCGK
- a CDS encoding metal ABC transporter permease gives rise to the protein MSTALATIDLWSSVILPAIDEALRRILPTKWGEYQFMRYALLECLLLAPVCAAVGVKVVNFRMAFFSDAISHSAFAGVAIGLLLHESFSAADPRMTLVLFGLIVGLGIAYVRRTTDLSNDTVIGVFFSAVVALGIAIVTRSGARTTQFQRYLYGDILNLDSADLGLSLLLGIAVLVFMIAGFNRLILVGLNDELAHSRGIRVRLYDYLFTLLLALVVTVSIRTAGILLVTALLVIPAATARNLARSAGGMFWWAIAFGLLSGVAGTLASFSDYLANVGTGAVIVLASVFFFIISALLRHK
- a CDS encoding DUF5009 domain-containing protein, with translation MAETTAPTLSGLSVPQQQGRLVSLDVFRGITIAGMILVNNPGSGSHVYAPLRHADWNGWTPTDLVFPFFVFIVGVAMTFSFDRRIAQGAGRPALFGQVVRRTIILFVLGLILNGYLTCFPAWDALAKPSGWKIMGPFVAVIVGLALMFADRGPFCWPRGTWPQMRMVAGWLLTIGAIATFATCFDAFKESRIRVPGVLQRIALCYFFSSIIVMYSGVRGRAIWTAVLVVGYWALLRYALPPGDFRAELLPPDRPEGLLHEWVDLRMFRLGNHLYGERPDPEGVLSTIPAIATCLLGVLAGNWLHSSRDKRDTAAGLFLAASAAIAVGYFMNYSVPINKKIWTSSYVLFTGGLALQSLAVSFWLVDVKRYRRWAWPFLVFGTNAIAVYFVSGIFGRLMMTYKWHLADGSEISLRTWLYQTIFASWAGPFNASLLWAITYVLLWLLLTAPLYRRRIFIKV